From Chryseobacterium sp. H1D6B, a single genomic window includes:
- a CDS encoding TolC family protein — protein MNMMENLKTKPIITAVVLSLVLASCKAPMATVIKDEVKENIPQNFQQQEEQDANNNSGTTPWRQFFTDPNLVSLIETALKNNQELMITLQEIEIAKSNVLYKKGKLNPIVAAKLGAGVNKAGRYTSEGAGDATTEIEPGREMPDPLMNFEGGLMANWEIDIWKKLRTEKESAIAHYLSTVEGKNFVLSSLIAEVADNYYELLSLDNQLDIIQQYIKLQEKALEISKIQKEAAAATELAVKKFEAELAKSKAAEYTIRQQITEKENQINALMGRYPQQIVRTKENFMTTIPQTVYTGIPSQLLANRPDIKQAELELKSAKLDVQAARKEFYPSLEISATLGLEAFKPSYLVKLPESIAYNLAGELAGPLINKSAIKANFQTADAKQIQALYEYDKTILNAYLDVANLMSKVKNIDQYYQLKSQETKALDQSIDIANQLFRNSRADYLEVLLNQRDALDAKIELTEAKEKQLSTVVDIYKSLGGGWK, from the coding sequence ATGAACATGATGGAAAATTTGAAGACTAAACCAATTATTACAGCTGTCGTTTTATCACTTGTTTTAGCAAGTTGTAAAGCCCCGATGGCGACCGTTATAAAAGATGAGGTAAAAGAAAATATACCTCAAAACTTCCAGCAGCAGGAAGAGCAGGATGCTAATAATAACAGCGGTACCACTCCCTGGAGACAGTTTTTTACTGATCCCAATTTGGTAAGTCTGATCGAAACAGCATTGAAAAACAACCAGGAGCTGATGATCACGCTCCAAGAAATTGAAATTGCAAAAAGCAATGTTCTTTACAAAAAAGGAAAGCTTAACCCGATTGTCGCTGCTAAACTAGGAGCAGGAGTCAATAAAGCGGGAAGATATACAAGTGAAGGAGCAGGTGATGCCACGACTGAAATAGAACCGGGAAGAGAAATGCCCGATCCGTTGATGAATTTTGAAGGCGGATTAATGGCGAACTGGGAAATTGATATCTGGAAAAAATTAAGGACTGAAAAAGAATCAGCGATTGCCCATTACCTTTCTACTGTTGAAGGGAAAAACTTCGTTCTTTCAAGCCTTATTGCTGAAGTTGCCGATAATTATTATGAATTATTATCACTAGATAATCAGCTGGACATTATCCAGCAGTATATCAAGCTTCAGGAAAAAGCTTTAGAGATTTCTAAAATTCAGAAGGAAGCAGCAGCGGCTACAGAACTTGCTGTGAAAAAATTTGAAGCAGAATTAGCGAAATCAAAGGCTGCAGAATATACGATCCGACAGCAGATCACAGAGAAGGAAAATCAGATCAATGCTCTTATGGGTAGATATCCGCAGCAGATTGTAAGAACAAAGGAAAACTTTATGACGACCATTCCGCAGACGGTTTATACCGGAATTCCATCTCAGTTATTAGCGAACCGTCCAGATATCAAACAAGCGGAATTAGAGCTGAAATCTGCAAAATTAGATGTTCAGGCTGCCAGAAAAGAGTTTTATCCTTCTTTGGAAATATCTGCAACATTAGGATTGGAAGCGTTTAAGCCCTCTTATTTAGTAAAGCTGCCCGAATCTATTGCTTATAATTTAGCAGGAGAACTGGCAGGACCGTTGATTAATAAAAGCGCTATTAAAGCTAATTTTCAGACGGCAGATGCAAAACAGATCCAGGCATTATATGAATATGATAAAACTATTTTAAATGCTTATCTCGATGTTGCCAATCTAATGTCAAAAGTGAAAAATATTGATCAGTATTATCAGTTGAAATCGCAGGAAACTAAGGCTCTAGACCAGTCTATTGATATTGCAAACCAGTTGTTCAGAAATTCAAGAGCTGATTATCTTGAGGTTTTACTGAATCAAAGGGATGCGTTAGATGCAAAAATTGAATTAACAGAAGCTAAAGAAAAACAATTAAGCACCGTTGTAGATATCTATAAAAGTCTGGGCGGAGGCTGGAAATAA
- a CDS encoding T9SS type A sorting domain-containing protein, with amino-acid sequence MKKLYMSVLALCTYFSVSAQEVVWQKDINSNTQDFLSRVVTTIDQQYLIAGSSIQASKLTSGNKQNNGYDYHLVKLDQKGEQVWEKYFSGQNHDFLSAAVSTQEGGFLLAGTSYSGKGLDKKEDSKGGSDIWLVKINEFGDEIWQKTLGTSSDEEARAVIQTADLGYFVAGNVQDVLKGYGSKDVTVTKLDKNGKVLSEIVLGGKGLDEAEKMIPTKDGGALLGIYSRSSAGGTKKTENYGEGDYWIVKLNKEGKVEWEKNFGGKADDHLRTLASTSNGYIVGGESRSERSGNKTAGIEEGTDLWLISLNERGDELWQKSYNFKNRDVLTGMSVLHSSDDKTSKGILLGGYTQAEGRIENDDETFWMLYLNQDGKEEWRKYVKGESRKKEERLSDLMLNRDGSIILAGTSAEELGKENWKIVKLGDRQVDQLIEKQDIKIYPNPVSDYAYVEIGFEFKEADITLYDMGGRQLQNFKTKNKVTKINTQNLVQGAYLVSIKTDTNKSANAKIIKK; translated from the coding sequence ATGAAAAAACTCTACATGAGCGTACTGGCTTTGTGTACATACTTCAGTGTGTCCGCGCAGGAAGTGGTCTGGCAGAAGGACATTAATTCCAATACCCAGGATTTTCTAAGCAGGGTGGTTACCACCATCGACCAGCAGTATTTAATTGCAGGAAGCTCGATTCAGGCTTCGAAATTAACATCAGGAAATAAACAGAATAACGGCTACGATTATCATCTTGTAAAACTTGACCAGAAGGGAGAACAGGTCTGGGAAAAGTATTTCTCAGGACAGAACCATGATTTTTTGTCAGCTGCAGTTTCAACGCAGGAGGGAGGATTTCTTCTGGCAGGAACTTCGTATTCAGGGAAAGGGCTTGATAAAAAAGAAGATTCAAAAGGAGGATCAGATATCTGGCTGGTAAAAATCAATGAATTCGGGGATGAGATCTGGCAGAAAACACTGGGAACTTCTTCTGACGAGGAAGCCAGAGCAGTGATACAGACTGCGGATTTAGGATACTTTGTGGCAGGAAATGTACAGGATGTATTGAAAGGTTACGGTTCAAAAGACGTTACGGTCACAAAACTTGACAAAAACGGAAAGGTTCTTTCTGAAATAGTATTGGGAGGAAAAGGCCTTGATGAAGCAGAAAAAATGATTCCTACAAAAGACGGGGGTGCTTTACTGGGCATTTATTCCAGAAGCAGTGCCGGCGGAACCAAGAAAACGGAAAACTACGGCGAAGGAGACTACTGGATCGTAAAACTCAATAAAGAAGGGAAAGTAGAATGGGAGAAGAATTTCGGAGGAAAGGCTGACGACCACTTAAGAACGTTAGCATCAACAAGCAACGGATATATTGTCGGAGGAGAATCCAGATCGGAAAGATCAGGAAATAAAACTGCCGGGATAGAAGAGGGAACTGACTTGTGGCTGATTTCATTGAATGAGAGAGGGGATGAATTATGGCAGAAATCCTACAATTTTAAGAACAGAGATGTCCTGACGGGGATGAGCGTGCTGCACAGTTCTGATGATAAAACTTCAAAAGGAATTTTACTGGGAGGCTACACACAGGCAGAAGGAAGGATTGAAAATGACGACGAGACTTTCTGGATGCTGTATCTGAATCAGGACGGAAAAGAAGAATGGAGAAAGTATGTGAAAGGAGAATCCAGAAAGAAAGAGGAAAGGCTTTCAGACCTGATGTTAAACAGAGACGGATCAATTATACTGGCAGGAACAAGTGCAGAGGAATTAGGAAAGGAGAACTGGAAGATCGTGAAATTAGGAGACAGGCAGGTTGACCAGCTGATCGAAAAACAGGACATCAAGATCTACCCGAATCCTGTTTCAGATTATGCTTATGTAGAAATCGGATTTGAATTTAAGGAGGCTGATATTACCTTGTACGATATGGGCGGAAGACAGCTTCAGAATTTTAAGACCAAGAATAAAGTAACTAAGATCAACACGCAGAATCTGGTTCAGGGGGCTTATCTGGTAAGCATTAAAACGGATACGAATAAATCTGCGAATGCTAAAATCATTAAGAAATAA
- a CDS encoding efflux RND transporter permease subunit encodes MFKKFIRRPVLSIVISLIIVFLGILSLVKLPVTQFPSISPPKVNITAEYPGANNELLIKSVVIPLERSLNGVPGMKYMTSDAGNDGEASIQIVFDLGTDPNVAAVNVQNRVSSAVNKLPPLVVREGVKITREEPNMLMYINLYSDDPKADQKFLFNYADINVMSELKRVSGVGFADILGTREYAMRIWLKPDRLTAYNISADEVMEALNQQSLEASPGKTGESSGKRSQSFEYILKYSGRYNNEKDYGNIILKAKPGGEFVRLKDVADIEFGSSMYDIYSTLNGKPSAAITIKQSYGSNASDVIKNVKALMTDLQKNNFPKGMHYDISYDVSRFLDASIEKVVHTLFEAFILVAIVVFLFLGDWRSTLIPALAVPVSLIGTFAIMSAFGITLNMISLFALVMAIGVVVDDAIVVIEAVHAKMEEKNLSPLKATEEAMHEISGAIIAITLVMAAVFIPVAFMSGPVGVFYRQFSITMASSIILSGIVALTLTPALCALILKNNHGKHKKKTPVTLFLEKFNNLFTKGAGKYEKLLNKTVTKKFITLPILLIFCIGTYLLSNKLPSGFIPSEDQGMIYAIIQTPPGSTLERTNQIALQLQKASEDIDGVQSVSSLAGYEILTEGTGSNSGTCLINLKDWADRKESAAQIIEKLEAKAKEIPGANIEFFQPPSIPGYGAAGGFELRLLDKAGSGDYQKMEKVSNDFVKELQKRPELGSAFTFYSASFPQYMLKIDNDLAEQKGVSIETAMDNLSTLIGSNYETSFIRFDRPYKVIVQAGPQYRALPSDLLKLYVKNDKDQMVPYSDFMKLEKVYGLSEITRHNMYNSSEVSGTPAPGYSSGQAIQAIQEVADKTLPRGFGIDWAGISKDEVSRGNEAVFIFLVCLGFVYLILSAQYESFILPLPVILSLPTGIFGAFLCLSLLGLENNIYAQVAMVMLIGLLGKNAVLIVEFAVQRKAEGVPVAKAAIEGAAIRFRPILMTSFAFIAGLIPLVMATGPGATGNRTIGTAAAGGMLIGTIFGLMIIPGLYYIFGLIADKSRLARYEEENPLTEQTEPYEHDGKFED; translated from the coding sequence ATGTTTAAGAAATTCATTCGCAGACCTGTTCTGTCTATCGTAATCTCATTGATTATCGTATTTTTAGGAATTCTGTCGCTGGTAAAACTTCCGGTGACACAGTTCCCTTCTATTTCTCCGCCTAAAGTAAATATTACCGCGGAGTATCCTGGAGCCAACAACGAACTATTAATTAAATCCGTAGTAATTCCGTTAGAAAGATCACTAAACGGTGTTCCCGGAATGAAATATATGACTTCAGACGCCGGAAACGACGGTGAAGCCTCTATTCAGATCGTATTCGATTTGGGAACAGATCCCAATGTAGCGGCAGTAAATGTTCAGAACCGTGTTTCTTCAGCCGTTAACAAATTACCTCCTTTGGTAGTACGTGAAGGAGTGAAGATCACCCGTGAAGAACCCAATATGCTGATGTACATTAACCTGTACAGTGACGATCCGAAAGCCGATCAGAAATTCCTCTTCAACTATGCAGATATTAACGTAATGTCTGAATTGAAAAGGGTAAGCGGAGTAGGTTTTGCAGATATCCTGGGAACCCGTGAATATGCAATGCGTATCTGGCTGAAACCAGATCGGTTAACAGCTTACAATATTTCAGCAGATGAAGTAATGGAAGCGTTAAACCAGCAGAGTTTAGAAGCATCTCCGGGAAAAACTGGAGAAAGTTCTGGAAAACGGTCTCAGTCTTTTGAGTATATTTTAAAATACTCAGGACGTTACAATAACGAAAAAGACTACGGGAACATTATTCTAAAAGCAAAACCTGGCGGTGAATTTGTAAGATTAAAAGATGTTGCTGATATAGAATTTGGAAGTTCAATGTATGATATTTATTCTACATTGAATGGAAAGCCTTCTGCGGCAATTACCATCAAGCAGTCTTATGGTTCCAACGCGAGTGACGTTATCAAAAACGTAAAAGCTTTGATGACTGATCTCCAAAAAAATAATTTCCCGAAAGGAATGCATTACGATATCAGTTATGATGTTTCCAGATTCTTGGATGCATCTATTGAAAAAGTAGTACATACTCTATTTGAAGCCTTTATCTTGGTGGCTATTGTGGTTTTCCTATTCTTAGGAGACTGGCGTTCGACTTTGATTCCCGCGTTAGCCGTTCCTGTGTCATTGATTGGAACTTTTGCGATCATGTCCGCATTCGGGATTACCCTGAATATGATTTCCTTGTTTGCTTTGGTAATGGCCATCGGGGTCGTCGTCGATGATGCAATTGTCGTAATTGAAGCTGTCCATGCTAAGATGGAAGAGAAGAATCTGTCCCCGTTGAAAGCTACGGAGGAAGCCATGCATGAGATCAGCGGCGCGATTATCGCAATTACATTGGTAATGGCAGCGGTATTCATCCCTGTGGCATTTATGTCAGGGCCGGTAGGTGTTTTCTACCGTCAGTTCTCTATTACAATGGCATCTTCTATTATTCTTTCAGGGATCGTGGCTTTAACGCTTACTCCTGCATTATGTGCTTTGATATTAAAAAACAATCACGGCAAGCATAAAAAGAAAACTCCTGTTACTTTATTTTTGGAGAAATTCAATAATTTATTTACAAAAGGAGCAGGGAAATATGAAAAACTATTAAATAAAACGGTTACTAAGAAATTTATAACCTTGCCGATATTGCTGATTTTCTGTATTGGGACTTATCTTTTAAGTAATAAACTGCCTTCAGGATTTATTCCAAGTGAAGACCAGGGGATGATCTATGCGATTATTCAGACGCCTCCGGGATCAACATTGGAAAGAACCAATCAGATTGCACTGCAGTTACAGAAAGCTTCGGAAGATATTGATGGAGTGCAGTCTGTTTCTTCATTAGCAGGGTATGAAATCTTAACGGAAGGAACGGGTTCAAACTCAGGAACTTGTTTGATCAACCTTAAAGACTGGGCCGACCGTAAAGAATCAGCGGCGCAGATTATTGAAAAACTCGAAGCGAAAGCCAAAGAAATTCCAGGCGCCAATATAGAATTTTTCCAGCCCCCTTCCATTCCGGGGTATGGTGCAGCCGGCGGATTTGAACTCCGTTTGCTCGATAAAGCAGGAAGCGGGGATTATCAGAAAATGGAGAAGGTGAGCAATGATTTTGTAAAAGAACTTCAGAAACGCCCTGAATTGGGTTCTGCATTTACATTTTACTCTGCGAGTTTCCCTCAGTACATGCTGAAAATAGATAATGATCTGGCAGAACAGAAAGGAGTCAGCATTGAAACCGCAATGGATAATTTATCAACATTGATAGGTTCCAATTATGAAACCAGTTTTATCCGTTTCGACAGACCTTATAAAGTAATTGTTCAGGCAGGACCTCAGTATCGTGCTTTGCCAAGTGATTTATTAAAACTTTATGTAAAAAATGATAAAGACCAGATGGTTCCTTATTCGGATTTTATGAAATTAGAAAAAGTGTATGGTCTTTCAGAAATTACAAGACATAATATGTACAACTCTTCCGAAGTAAGCGGTACTCCTGCTCCTGGATACAGCAGCGGACAGGCCATTCAGGCCATTCAGGAAGTTGCAGATAAAACCCTTCCGAGAGGTTTTGGAATTGACTGGGCTGGTATTTCTAAAGATGAAGTAAGCCGTGGAAATGAAGCCGTATTTATCTTCTTGGTGTGTTTAGGATTCGTGTATTTAATTCTTTCTGCACAGTACGAAAGTTTCATCCTTCCGCTTCCTGTAATTCTTTCGCTTCCAACAGGTATTTTCGGGGCATTTTTATGTCTTTCGCTTCTTGGATTGGAGAATAATATTTATGCTCAGGTGGCCATGGTAATGCTTATCGGTCTTTTAGGGAAGAATGCCGTATTGATCGTAGAATTTGCTGTTCAGAGGAAAGCAGAGGGAGTGCCGGTAGCGAAAGCTGCAATTGAAGGTGCTGCCATCCGTTTCAGACCGATTTTAATGACCTCTTTCGCATTTATTGCAGGGCTTATTCCATTGGTAATGGCTACAGGGCCGGGTGCTACTGGAAACAGAACGATTGGAACTGCCGCGGCAGGCGGAATGCTGATAGGTACTATTTTCGGGCTTATGATCATTCCTGGGCTGTACTACATCTTCGGATTGATTGCAGATAAATCCAGACTGGCAAGATATGAAGAAGAAAATCCTTTAACTGAACAAACTGAACCTTATGAACATGATGGAAAATTTGAAGACTAA
- a CDS encoding helix-turn-helix domain-containing protein encodes MIKKLFFVLFIVIFQFSFSQNEKEYSAYYQLRKKYENLEENNSKAFPYIQAYINKAKKEKNYENLVQGYKDGVFYSPDNEQKLKYADSMILAAKLSENKDLISTAYIEKGVVYYYNYKRFQPALNEYLLAYEYSKNTNNNFLKYQNLYHIGVVKSYLGYYDEASKLFKECIDYYGSKTKVNLHPNEIYNNKKGYLNSLHQLIICYRNLGKTKEAGLLIQTGLQETENNSDYKQEKGYFLLSKGILDYVEHKYSPAIENLKESLSSIKESGDFARLSVNYFYIGKSCQALGNTTESIVNFKRVDSIFQKHQFILPELRENYEQLINYYKKENNQTEQLYFTSQLLKADNIISKDFIYLSPKIHKEYDTKTLLEDKKQLEKANSWGTFIILGLIILTAALIILLVIRYRKEKHIQQKYILLEERLSLQQKKLSEKTVPDSKIIDDKKVSALDGDKVDELLRKLKSFEDKKEFTQKGLTINKLAGQLGTNSNYLSQVINDCKGVNFNKYLSELRINYITILLFENREYLKYGIESLAKECGIASRQNFSDLFFEINGIRPTDFIRKRRQERENKNNFSGLNPI; translated from the coding sequence GTGATAAAAAAACTGTTTTTTGTTTTATTTATAGTAATTTTTCAATTTTCTTTTTCTCAAAATGAAAAAGAATACAGTGCCTATTATCAATTGAGAAAAAAATATGAAAATCTTGAAGAGAATAATTCTAAGGCTTTTCCATATATTCAGGCTTATATTAATAAAGCTAAAAAAGAAAAAAACTATGAAAATCTAGTACAAGGATATAAGGACGGAGTTTTTTATTCTCCTGATAATGAGCAGAAATTAAAATACGCTGACAGTATGATTCTGGCTGCGAAATTATCTGAAAATAAAGATCTTATAAGTACAGCATATATAGAAAAGGGTGTTGTCTATTATTATAATTATAAAAGATTTCAGCCTGCCCTCAATGAATACCTCTTAGCTTACGAATATTCTAAAAATACCAATAACAATTTCCTGAAATATCAAAATTTATACCACATTGGGGTAGTGAAAAGTTATTTAGGATATTATGATGAAGCCTCCAAATTATTTAAAGAATGCATTGATTATTACGGATCTAAAACAAAGGTAAATTTACATCCCAATGAAATTTATAACAATAAGAAAGGATATCTTAATAGCCTGCATCAGCTGATTATTTGTTATAGAAATTTAGGAAAAACTAAAGAGGCTGGTTTATTAATACAGACCGGGCTTCAAGAGACTGAAAATAATTCTGATTATAAACAGGAAAAAGGTTATTTTTTATTAAGTAAGGGTATCTTAGATTATGTTGAACATAAGTACTCACCGGCAATAGAAAATTTAAAAGAATCTTTAAGTTCTATAAAAGAAAGCGGGGATTTTGCCAGATTATCTGTCAATTATTTTTATATAGGTAAAAGCTGTCAGGCTTTGGGTAATACTACAGAATCAATTGTTAATTTTAAAAGAGTAGATTCCATTTTTCAAAAACATCAGTTTATTCTGCCGGAGCTCAGAGAAAATTACGAACAGCTTATTAATTATTATAAAAAGGAAAATAACCAGACAGAACAATTATATTTTACGAGCCAGCTTTTAAAAGCAGACAATATCATCTCAAAAGATTTTATTTATCTTTCTCCAAAAATTCATAAGGAGTATGACACAAAAACTTTGCTTGAGGATAAAAAACAACTTGAGAAAGCGAATTCCTGGGGGACTTTTATTATTCTAGGTTTGATTATACTGACTGCTGCTCTGATCATATTGCTTGTTATAAGATATAGAAAGGAAAAGCATATTCAGCAGAAGTATATTTTGCTGGAAGAGAGACTTAGCCTGCAGCAGAAAAAGCTTTCAGAAAAAACAGTTCCTGATTCCAAAATTATTGATGATAAAAAAGTATCCGCTTTAGATGGGGATAAAGTAGATGAATTATTGAGAAAATTAAAATCCTTTGAAGATAAAAAAGAATTTACTCAAAAAGGACTTACGATCAATAAGTTGGCTGGCCAGCTGGGAACCAATTCTAATTATCTTTCACAAGTCATCAATGACTGTAAAGGGGTCAACTTTAATAAATACCTGAGTGAGCTTAGGATCAATTATATTACGATACTTTTGTTTGAAAACAGAGAATATCTTAAATACGGTATCGAGAGTTTAGCTAAGGAATGCGGCATTGCATCCAGACAAAATTTTTCAGATCTGTTTTTTGAAATTAATGGGATCCGCCCTACAGATTTTATCCGCAAAAGAAGGCAGGAGCGCGAAAATAAAAATAATTTTTCGGGTCTGAATCCTATTTAG